One genomic window of Sodaliphilus pleomorphus includes the following:
- a CDS encoding AMP-binding protein: MIEKFLDKIDFDSYEDFMQNFHIKVPENFNFAYDVVDEWARIEPHKKALLWTNDKGLEHQFTFADVKHYSDQAASFFQQLGIGHGDMVMLIMKRRYQWWWAITALHKLGAVAIPATHLLTPGDIVYRCNAATIKAIVAVGDDVVIDHIVAAQPQCPSVKVYISTGPSVPQGWYDFDKGLDEAPAFHRPEHVNTNDDTSLMYFTSGTSGEPKMVAHDFLYPLGHIITAKYWHNLDENSLHFTLADTGWGKAVWGKYYGQWIVGCNVFVYDFDKFKPVDVLEMIHRYHITSFCAPPTVYRFLIREDVKRYDLSSLKYCTNAGEALNPSVFDKWYQLTGIKLHEAFGQTETTATVGTYPWVEPRPGSMGKANPGYDIDLLTPDGRRAEDGEQGEIVIHVPQGHKPVGLFKYYYRDPELTREHFNNGIYHTGDIAWRDEDGYYWFVGRKDDVIKSSGYRIGPFEVENALMKHEAVVECAVTGVPDEVRGMAVKATIVLSKECVARWVGQPGGVDFNHEYRGKQVPALVKDIQDFVKHTTAPYKYPRVIEFVEELPKTISGKIRRVEIRERDKAASTTK; this comes from the coding sequence ATGATAGAGAAATTTTTAGACAAGATAGACTTTGATTCCTACGAGGACTTCATGCAGAATTTTCACATCAAGGTTCCCGAGAATTTCAACTTCGCCTACGACGTGGTCGACGAGTGGGCGCGCATCGAGCCCCACAAGAAAGCCCTGCTGTGGACCAACGACAAGGGCCTCGAGCACCAGTTCACCTTTGCCGACGTCAAGCACTACAGCGACCAGGCCGCCAGCTTCTTCCAGCAGCTGGGCATAGGGCACGGCGACATGGTGATGCTCATCATGAAACGCCGCTACCAGTGGTGGTGGGCCATCACCGCCCTGCACAAGCTGGGCGCAGTGGCCATACCGGCTACCCACCTGCTCACGCCCGGCGACATCGTGTATCGCTGCAACGCCGCCACCATCAAGGCCATTGTGGCCGTGGGCGACGACGTGGTCATCGACCACATCGTCGCGGCTCAGCCCCAGTGCCCGTCGGTCAAGGTGTACATCTCTACCGGCCCCAGCGTGCCGCAAGGCTGGTACGACTTCGACAAGGGCCTCGACGAGGCGCCCGCCTTCCACCGCCCCGAGCACGTCAACACCAACGACGACACCTCGCTCATGTACTTCACCAGCGGCACCAGCGGCGAGCCCAAGATGGTGGCCCACGACTTTCTCTACCCGCTGGGGCACATCATCACGGCCAAGTACTGGCACAACCTCGACGAGAACTCGCTGCACTTCACCCTGGCCGACACAGGCTGGGGCAAAGCCGTGTGGGGCAAGTACTACGGGCAGTGGATAGTGGGCTGCAACGTGTTTGTCTACGACTTCGACAAGTTCAAGCCCGTCGACGTGCTTGAGATGATACACCGCTATCACATCACCTCATTCTGCGCTCCGCCCACGGTGTACCGCTTCCTCATACGCGAGGACGTGAAGCGCTACGACTTGAGCTCGCTCAAGTATTGCACCAACGCCGGCGAGGCCCTCAACCCGTCGGTCTTCGACAAGTGGTACCAGCTCACGGGCATCAAGCTGCACGAGGCCTTCGGGCAGACCGAGACAACCGCCACCGTGGGCACCTACCCCTGGGTGGAGCCGCGGCCAGGATCGATGGGCAAGGCCAATCCGGGCTACGACATCGACTTGCTCACGCCCGACGGCCGCCGCGCCGAGGACGGCGAGCAGGGCGAGATCGTGATACACGTGCCCCAGGGCCACAAGCCGGTGGGCTTGTTCAAGTACTACTACCGCGACCCCGAGCTCACCCGCGAGCACTTCAACAACGGCATCTACCACACTGGCGACATCGCCTGGCGCGACGAGGACGGCTACTACTGGTTTGTGGGCCGCAAAGACGATGTGATCAAGTCGTCGGGCTACCGCATTGGCCCCTTCGAGGTCGAAAACGCGCTCATGAAGCACGAGGCCGTGGTGGAGTGTGCCGTGACCGGTGTCCCCGACGAGGTGCGCGGCATGGCCGTCAAGGCCACCATCGTGCTCTCCAAGGAGTGTGTGGCACGGTGGGTGGGGCAGCCCGGCGGCGTCGACTTCAACCACGAGTACCGCGGCAAGCAGGTGCCTGCCCTGGTCAAGGACATACAAGACTTTGTGAAGCACACTACCGCCCCCTACAAGTACCCGCGCGTCATTGAGTTTGTCGAGGAGCTGCCCAAGACCATAAGCGGCAAGATACGCCGTGTGGAAATACGCGAGCGCGACAAGGCCGCCAGCACGACAAAGTGA
- a CDS encoding 4Fe-4S binding protein — protein MLRKIRVILAAVFFTLITLLLLDFTGATHHWLGWMAKVQFLPAVLALNAGVIIGLVVLTLIFGRIYCSVICPLGVFQDIVSWLHGRKKKNRFFYSKEKRWLRYPLLAVYIAGSLAGLGTIVALLAPYGTYGRFVNSLLQPLYMWGNNAMAWVAAKADSYMFYSADVWLKGAAPFIASTAIIVVVAVLAWRGGRTWCNTICPVGTVLSLLARFSWFKVYFDQDKCKKCSLCSKNCKSACIDFKNYKVDYSRCVTCGVCLDHCHFDALHYGHPKRKAKPEASGKAASPTRRAVLLGTALVAADVAMATAKKKVDGGLAVLEPKKDPGRSTPLTPPGSMSASNMSQHCVGCQLCVAQCPNGVLRPSSDPMHFMQPVMSYDRGACRPECTRCSQVCPAGAIKPITAIEKSSIQIGHAVWRKKYCVVVTDHVQCGNCARHCPAGAIQMVPIDPADDLSDLIPAVNVEKCIGCGMCEYVCPARPNSAIYVEGHPVHRII, from the coding sequence ATGCTACGTAAAATCAGAGTAATACTGGCAGCGGTGTTCTTCACGCTCATCACATTGCTGCTTCTCGACTTTACAGGAGCCACGCATCACTGGCTGGGATGGATGGCCAAGGTCCAGTTTCTGCCGGCCGTGCTGGCGCTCAATGCCGGTGTCATCATCGGGCTTGTCGTGCTCACGCTCATCTTCGGGCGCATCTACTGCTCGGTAATATGCCCGCTGGGCGTGTTTCAGGACATCGTGTCGTGGCTGCACGGGCGCAAGAAGAAAAACCGCTTCTTCTACAGCAAGGAAAAGAGATGGCTGCGCTACCCGCTGCTCGCCGTCTACATCGCAGGCTCGCTTGCCGGCCTGGGCACCATCGTGGCCCTGCTGGCCCCCTACGGCACCTATGGCCGCTTTGTCAACTCGCTGCTGCAGCCGCTCTACATGTGGGGCAACAACGCTATGGCCTGGGTGGCCGCCAAGGCCGACAGCTACATGTTCTACAGCGCCGATGTGTGGCTCAAGGGCGCGGCCCCCTTTATCGCAAGCACGGCAATCATCGTGGTTGTGGCCGTGCTGGCCTGGCGTGGCGGCCGCACCTGGTGCAACACGATATGCCCGGTGGGCACCGTGCTGAGCCTGCTGGCGCGCTTCTCGTGGTTCAAGGTGTATTTTGACCAGGACAAGTGCAAGAAGTGCTCGCTGTGCAGCAAGAATTGCAAATCGGCCTGCATCGACTTCAAGAACTACAAGGTCGACTACAGCCGCTGCGTGACCTGCGGCGTGTGTCTCGACCACTGCCACTTCGACGCCCTGCACTACGGCCACCCCAAGCGCAAGGCCAAGCCCGAAGCCAGCGGCAAGGCCGCGAGCCCGACACGCCGTGCCGTGCTGCTGGGAACAGCCCTGGTGGCTGCCGACGTGGCCATGGCCACAGCCAAGAAGAAGGTAGACGGCGGCCTGGCCGTGCTCGAGCCCAAGAAAGACCCCGGCCGCTCCACGCCGCTCACGCCTCCAGGCTCGATGAGTGCCAGCAACATGAGCCAGCACTGCGTGGGCTGCCAGCTGTGTGTGGCCCAGTGCCCCAACGGCGTGCTGCGCCCCTCGAGCGACCCCATGCACTTCATGCAGCCCGTCATGAGCTACGACCGCGGCGCCTGCCGCCCCGAGTGCACCCGCTGCTCGCAGGTGTGCCCGGCCGGCGCCATCAAGCCCATCACGGCCATCGAGAAGAGCTCTATCCAGATAGGGCACGCCGTGTGGCGCAAGAAATACTGCGTGGTGGTGACCGACCACGTGCAGTGCGGCAACTGCGCCCGCCACTGCCCGGCCGGCGCCATACAGATGGTGCCCATCGACCCGGCCGACGACCTGAGCGACCTCATCCCGGCCGTCAACGTCGAGAAATGCATAGGGTGCGGCATGTGCGAGTATGTGTGCCCGGCCAGGCCCAACTCGGCCATCTATGTCGAGGGGCACCCCGTGCATCGCATCATTTAG
- a CDS encoding aldo/keto reductase: METNDNNKKSKIFSRRTFLKGLGLTGAATAVPAIVSCASGGDDDGGNEPPKGKMTYRTNPKTGQKVSLLGYGMMRLPTLNSHPGERQSGTGIIDQKMVQQEVDYAIEHGVNYFDTSPAYCQGKSEAALGQALSKHKRSDYYVATKMSNFQDFDFDNSVKMFHDSLKYLKVDYIDYYLLHAVGMGANGMASLMARFIDNGLLDYLLKQRDKGTIKNLGFSYHGDIKVFDYLLSMHDKYRWDFVQIELNYLDWNHAHEINEVNTNASYLYAELEKRHIPAVVMEPLLGGRLSNLPDKIVAELKRRDPEHSVASWAFRYAGSKPNVLTALSGMTYMEHLKDNLLTYCPLKPLSQAEMTYLEEDIAKQIVNYKTVPCNDCKYCMPCPYGVDIPAIFVHYNKCLSANQVPMSKQTDTYAAARRAFLIGYDRSVPKLRQADHCIGCGQCVPHCPQRIKIPQELHRIGRYVESLKQNPA; the protein is encoded by the coding sequence ATGGAAACCAACGACAACAATAAAAAGAGCAAAATATTCAGCCGCCGCACCTTTCTCAAGGGCCTGGGCCTCACGGGCGCAGCCACGGCTGTGCCCGCCATCGTGAGCTGCGCCTCGGGTGGTGACGACGACGGCGGCAACGAGCCCCCCAAGGGCAAAATGACCTACCGCACCAATCCCAAGACGGGCCAGAAGGTGTCGCTGCTGGGCTACGGCATGATGCGCCTGCCCACCCTCAACTCGCACCCTGGCGAGCGCCAGAGTGGCACCGGCATCATCGACCAGAAGATGGTGCAGCAAGAGGTGGACTATGCCATCGAGCACGGTGTGAACTACTTCGACACCTCGCCAGCCTACTGCCAGGGCAAGAGCGAGGCCGCCCTGGGCCAGGCCCTGTCCAAGCACAAGCGCAGCGACTACTATGTGGCCACCAAGATGAGCAACTTCCAGGACTTCGACTTCGACAACTCGGTGAAGATGTTTCACGACTCGCTCAAGTACCTCAAGGTCGACTACATCGACTACTACCTGCTCCACGCCGTGGGCATGGGCGCCAACGGCATGGCCAGCCTCATGGCCCGCTTCATCGACAACGGCCTGCTCGACTACCTGCTCAAGCAGCGCGACAAGGGCACCATCAAGAACCTGGGCTTCTCCTATCACGGCGACATCAAGGTCTTCGACTACCTGCTCTCGATGCACGACAAGTACCGCTGGGACTTTGTGCAAATCGAGCTCAACTACCTCGACTGGAACCACGCCCATGAGATCAACGAGGTCAACACCAATGCCTCCTATCTCTACGCCGAGCTCGAGAAGCGCCACATCCCGGCTGTGGTGATGGAACCCCTGCTGGGCGGCCGTCTGAGCAACCTGCCCGACAAAATCGTGGCCGAGCTCAAGCGCCGCGACCCCGAGCACTCGGTGGCCAGCTGGGCCTTCCGCTACGCCGGCTCCAAGCCCAATGTGCTCACCGCCCTGAGCGGCATGACCTATATGGAGCACCTGAAAGATAACCTGCTCACCTACTGCCCGCTCAAGCCCCTGAGCCAGGCCGAAATGACCTATCTCGAAGAGGACATCGCCAAGCAGATTGTGAACTACAAGACCGTGCCCTGCAACGACTGCAAGTATTGCATGCCCTGCCCCTACGGCGTCGACATCCCAGCCATCTTTGTGCACTACAACAAGTGCTTGAGCGCCAACCAGGTGCCCATGAGCAAGCAGACCGACACCTATGCCGCCGCCCGCCGCGCCTTCCTCATAGGCTACGACCGCAGCGTGCCCAAGCTGCGCCAGGCCGACCACTGCATAGGGTGCGGCCAGTGTGTGCCTCACTGCCCGCAACGCATCAAGATACCGCAAGAGCTGCACCGCATAGGCCGCTATGTAGAATCGCTAAAACAAAATCCAGCATGA
- a CDS encoding EFR1 family ferrodoxin (N-terminal region resembles flavodoxins. C-terminal ferrodoxin region binds two 4Fe-4S clusters.), with the protein MSNTRNNNIITRRSALKLLGLTTAALAAGGTSAMLESCTAHGPGKKKNNRIVLYFTGTGNSLYVAKSLAGDNIVSIPAALRDKRYNYEADEIGLVYPKYGPVPQIVQDFLAKARLKCNYFFALITYGHNLKPKDPANLLKVLEGKVKVDYLNGVHMVDNRLYKCDMAQNIKQSGSLNVDAAIAAIKKDIDKSKHYIVEPPTPEPSKGKDQGKKPHDKPEATAQTMFEITEACIGCGICVQVCPRGDYKVVDDVAVAQGPCERCLACAQNCPQLAITPVAGDVNPKARYRNPNVSLREIERSNCQSLIVSPI; encoded by the coding sequence ATGAGCAACACCCGCAACAATAACATCATCACCCGACGCTCGGCACTCAAGTTGCTGGGCCTCACCACCGCGGCCCTGGCTGCAGGCGGCACCTCGGCCATGCTCGAGAGCTGCACCGCCCACGGGCCAGGCAAGAAAAAAAACAACCGCATCGTGCTCTACTTCACCGGCACCGGCAACAGCCTCTATGTGGCCAAGTCACTGGCTGGCGACAACATCGTGAGCATCCCCGCTGCCCTGCGCGACAAGCGCTACAACTATGAGGCCGACGAGATAGGACTGGTCTATCCAAAATACGGCCCTGTACCCCAAATCGTGCAAGACTTCCTGGCCAAGGCCCGGCTCAAGTGCAACTATTTCTTTGCCCTCATCACCTATGGCCACAACCTCAAGCCCAAAGACCCGGCCAACTTGCTGAAGGTGCTCGAGGGCAAGGTCAAGGTCGACTACCTCAACGGCGTGCACATGGTCGACAACCGCCTCTACAAGTGCGACATGGCACAAAACATCAAGCAAAGCGGCAGCCTCAATGTCGACGCTGCCATTGCCGCCATTAAAAAAGACATCGACAAGAGTAAGCACTACATTGTGGAGCCGCCCACCCCCGAGCCGTCCAAGGGCAAAGACCAGGGCAAGAAGCCCCACGACAAGCCCGAGGCCACAGCCCAGACCATGTTTGAAATCACCGAGGCCTGCATCGGGTGCGGCATCTGCGTGCAAGTGTGCCCCCGAGGCGACTACAAGGTGGTCGACGACGTGGCCGTGGCCCAGGGACCCTGCGAGCGGTGCCTGGCCTGCGCACAAAACTGCCCCCAGCTGGCCATCACCCCCGTCGCGGGCGACGTCAACCCCAAGGCCCGCTACCGCAACCCCAACGTGTCGCTGCGCGAGATCGAGCGCAGCAACTGCCAGAGCCTCATCGTCTCGCCCATTTAG
- the recF gene encoding DNA replication/repair protein RecF (All proteins in this family for which functions are known are DNA-binding proteins that assist the filamentation of RecA onto DNA for the initiation of recombination or recombinational repair.), translating to MILEKISILNYKNIGDVELQFSPKVNCLIGNNGMGKTNVLDAIYFLSFCKSCTNQADSSVINHEAQYMMLQGQYTRRDVAEHITLSMQRGKRKRVKRGDKEYKRLSQHIGLLPLVMVSPLDWDLIRGAGEERRRLMNHIISQGDAVYLDALIRYTKALEQRNAMIKNEYRDPLLYETVEAQLCQAAAVIHSAREQWIAQFGPVFMRYYQAIAGGREQVEIIYKSHLAQATMQQVLGANRERDYIMGYTTGGVHRDDIELLLDGHSMRKTGSQGQCKTYTIALRLAQYDFLKHNTGITPLLLLDDIFDKLDASRVESIIDAVSDKRFGQIFITDTNRTHLDEIINRLSDDYMMIAVDHGACKPIVEGGVQS from the coding sequence ATGATACTCGAGAAAATATCGATATTGAACTACAAGAACATAGGCGACGTCGAGCTTCAATTCTCGCCCAAGGTGAACTGCCTCATCGGCAACAACGGCATGGGCAAGACCAACGTGCTCGACGCCATCTACTTCTTGAGCTTCTGCAAGAGCTGCACCAACCAGGCCGATTCCAGCGTGATCAACCACGAGGCCCAGTACATGATGCTCCAGGGCCAGTACACGCGGCGCGACGTGGCCGAGCACATCACCCTCTCGATGCAGCGCGGCAAGCGCAAGCGCGTGAAACGCGGCGACAAGGAGTACAAGCGCCTGAGCCAGCACATAGGGCTGCTGCCCCTGGTCATGGTCTCGCCACTCGACTGGGACCTGATACGCGGTGCCGGCGAGGAGCGCCGCCGCCTCATGAACCACATCATCTCGCAGGGCGATGCGGTGTATCTCGACGCCCTCATACGCTACACCAAGGCCCTCGAGCAGCGCAACGCCATGATCAAGAACGAGTATCGCGACCCGCTGCTCTATGAGACCGTCGAGGCACAGCTGTGCCAGGCAGCGGCCGTCATTCACAGCGCCCGCGAGCAGTGGATCGCGCAGTTTGGCCCCGTCTTCATGCGCTACTACCAGGCCATAGCCGGCGGCCGCGAGCAGGTAGAAATCATCTACAAGAGCCACCTTGCCCAGGCCACCATGCAGCAGGTGCTCGGTGCCAACCGCGAGCGCGACTACATCATGGGCTACACCACCGGCGGCGTGCACCGCGACGACATCGAGTTGCTGCTCGACGGCCACTCGATGCGCAAGACCGGCAGCCAGGGCCAGTGCAAGACCTACACCATCGCCCTGCGCCTGGCCCAATACGACTTCTTGAAGCACAACACCGGCATCACCCCCCTGCTGCTGCTCGACGACATCTTCGACAAGCTCGACGCCAGCCGCGTCGAGAGCATCATCGACGCCGTGAGCGACAAGCGCTTCGGGCAAATCTTCATCACCGACACCAACCGCACCCACCTCGACGAGATCATCAACCGCCTGAGCGACGACTACATGATGATCGCCGTCGACCACGGTGCCTGCAAGCCCATAGTGGAAGGAGGTGTCCAATCATGA
- a CDS encoding DUF721 domain-containing protein, translating into MKRVEAKSVGEIINEVLRQERLSTRLDEHRAMALWPDVVGPGINKYTVSRTVKNGVMTVVISSAPLRQQLMMSRTALIKQLNDFLGGEVITDIVFK; encoded by the coding sequence ATGAAACGCGTAGAGGCCAAGAGCGTGGGCGAGATCATCAACGAGGTGCTGCGCCAAGAGCGCTTGAGCACCCGCCTCGACGAGCACCGCGCCATGGCCCTGTGGCCCGACGTGGTGGGCCCGGGCATCAACAAGTACACCGTGAGCCGCACAGTGAAAAATGGCGTCATGACCGTGGTCATCTCCAGCGCCCCGCTGCGACAGCAGCTCATGATGTCGCGCACCGCCCTCATCAAGCAGCTCAACGACTTCCTGGGCGGGGAGGTCATCACCGACATCGTCTTTAAATAG
- a CDS encoding acyl-CoA thioesterase, giving the protein MVMQEKVNNKNNKNRIVVNTPFLCTTPVQIRYTDYDMQGHINNSIYFNFFDTAKMDYFKKVRGNNMHWEDVTVVIANMNIDFYSPTRYFENVAVETQTIRLGDKSLTLVHRLVNTDDHQVKCVCSTVMVYLDPKTQQPATIPQYWRQAIRDYEGHDL; this is encoded by the coding sequence ATGGTCATGCAAGAAAAAGTCAACAACAAGAACAACAAAAACCGCATCGTGGTCAACACCCCCTTCCTGTGCACAACGCCGGTGCAGATACGCTACACCGACTACGACATGCAGGGACACATCAACAACTCGATCTATTTCAACTTCTTCGACACCGCCAAGATGGACTACTTCAAGAAAGTGCGCGGCAACAACATGCACTGGGAAGACGTGACCGTGGTCATTGCCAACATGAACATCGACTTCTACTCGCCCACACGCTACTTTGAGAACGTGGCCGTCGAGACCCAGACCATCCGCCTGGGCGACAAAAGCCTCACCCTGGTGCACCGCCTCGTCAACACCGACGATCACCAGGTCAAGTGCGTGTGCTCGACCGTGATGGTCTACCTCGACCCCAAGACCCAGCAGCCCGCCACCATACCGCAATACTGGCGCCAGGCCATACGCGACTACGAGGGCCACGACTTGTAG
- the leuS gene encoding leucine--tRNA ligase, with product MDYNFHAIEQKWQQYWRDHHTYQVDIDESKPKYYVLDMFPYPSGAGLHVGHPLGYIASDIFARYKRLQGYNVLHPMGYDAYGLPAEQYAIQTGQHPEVTTVKNINRYREQLDKIGFSFDWSREVRTCDPKYYKWTQWAFLKMFKSYYNTALDKARPIEELVAHFEQHGSQGCNAATSAAGDDAQFTAEQWQAFSKVKKEEVLMNYRIAYRGKTMVNWCPQLGTVLANDEVSEGVSLRGGYPVVQKVMNQWCLRVSAYAGRLLRDLDTLDWSDSIKETQRNWIGYSEGAEMKFKVAGSDVEMTIFTTRADTIFGVTFMVLAPESEYVDLVTTPGQRQAVDSYIDEVKHKTERERLIDKKVSGVFSGSYAVNPVTGGNIPIYISDYVLAGYGTGAIMAVPAHDSRDYAFARKFNLPIIPLIEGADVSKESFDAKEGIMINSSNERLQLNGLQVKEAIAKTKQYIAQAGIGHVKVNYRLRDAIFSRQRYWGEPFPIYYDEDGQPQPLDESELPLQLPEVDKFLPTEDGEPPLGRAKHWVASNGRPLELNTMPGFAGSSAYYLRYMDPHNDQALVGKQADEYWRQVDLYVGGTEHATGHLIYSRFWNKFLYDYGYVCEPEPFKKLFNQGMIQGRSNFVYRIKDTNTFVSYNLKDQYDVTPIHVDVNIVSNDVLDLDKFKAWRPEFADAQFILENGRYLCGWAIEKMSKSMFNVVNPDDIVDRYGADTLRLYEMFLGPVEASKPWDTNGIDGVNRFLKKLWNLVFDGDKLRLTSEKPSAQALKSLHKLIKKVTTDIEVLSYNTSVAAFMICINELYTMKCRSKAIYDDLVVVLSPFAPHMGEELWHVLGHEGSVCDARWPKWNEEYLKESQVKYTVLFNGKPRYNIEVPTGTGKDEVQRIALANPGAEKWVAGKTPKKVIVVPGKIVNVVI from the coding sequence ATGGATTACAATTTTCACGCAATCGAACAGAAGTGGCAGCAATACTGGCGCGACCACCACACCTATCAAGTGGACATCGATGAGAGCAAACCCAAATACTACGTGCTCGACATGTTTCCCTACCCCAGCGGGGCCGGCTTGCATGTGGGCCACCCGCTGGGCTATATAGCCAGCGACATCTTTGCCCGCTACAAGCGACTGCAGGGCTACAACGTGCTTCACCCCATGGGCTATGATGCCTACGGGCTGCCGGCCGAGCAATATGCCATACAGACGGGGCAGCACCCCGAGGTGACCACGGTGAAAAACATCAACCGCTACCGCGAGCAGCTCGACAAGATAGGGTTCAGCTTCGACTGGAGCCGCGAGGTGCGCACCTGCGACCCCAAGTACTACAAGTGGACGCAGTGGGCCTTCCTCAAGATGTTTAAGAGCTACTACAACACCGCCCTCGACAAGGCCCGCCCCATCGAGGAGCTGGTGGCCCACTTTGAGCAGCACGGCAGCCAGGGCTGCAACGCGGCCACCAGTGCCGCCGGCGACGACGCCCAATTCACTGCCGAGCAGTGGCAGGCCTTCTCCAAGGTGAAGAAAGAGGAGGTGCTCATGAACTATCGCATCGCCTACCGCGGCAAGACCATGGTGAACTGGTGCCCCCAGCTGGGCACAGTGCTGGCCAACGACGAGGTGAGCGAGGGGGTGTCGCTGCGTGGCGGCTACCCTGTGGTGCAGAAGGTGATGAACCAGTGGTGCCTGCGCGTGTCGGCCTATGCCGGCCGCCTGCTGCGCGACCTCGACACGCTCGACTGGAGCGACTCGATCAAGGAGACCCAGCGCAACTGGATAGGCTACAGCGAGGGTGCCGAGATGAAATTTAAGGTGGCTGGCAGCGACGTGGAGATGACCATCTTCACCACGCGGGCCGACACGATATTTGGTGTCACCTTCATGGTGCTGGCTCCCGAGAGCGAGTATGTAGACCTGGTCACCACCCCCGGGCAGCGCCAGGCCGTGGACAGCTACATCGACGAGGTGAAGCACAAGACCGAGCGCGAGCGCTTGATCGACAAGAAGGTGAGCGGTGTGTTCAGCGGCTCCTATGCCGTCAACCCCGTCACGGGCGGCAACATACCCATCTACATCAGCGACTATGTGCTGGCAGGCTACGGCACCGGCGCCATCATGGCAGTGCCGGCCCACGACAGCCGCGACTATGCCTTTGCCCGCAAGTTCAACCTGCCCATCATCCCGCTCATCGAGGGTGCCGACGTGAGCAAGGAGAGCTTCGACGCCAAGGAGGGCATCATGATCAACTCGAGCAACGAGCGCCTGCAGCTCAACGGCCTGCAGGTGAAAGAGGCCATTGCCAAGACCAAGCAATATATAGCCCAGGCCGGCATAGGGCATGTGAAGGTGAACTACCGCCTGCGCGACGCCATCTTCAGCCGCCAGCGCTACTGGGGCGAGCCATTCCCCATCTACTACGACGAAGACGGCCAGCCGCAGCCCCTCGACGAGAGCGAGCTGCCGCTGCAGCTGCCCGAGGTCGACAAGTTCCTGCCCACCGAGGACGGCGAGCCCCCGCTGGGCCGCGCCAAGCACTGGGTGGCCAGCAACGGCCGTCCGCTCGAGCTCAACACCATGCCGGGCTTTGCCGGCTCGAGTGCCTACTACCTGCGCTACATGGACCCGCACAACGACCAGGCCCTGGTGGGCAAGCAGGCCGACGAGTACTGGCGCCAGGTCGACCTCTATGTGGGCGGCACCGAGCACGCCACCGGTCACCTCATCTACAGCCGCTTCTGGAACAAGTTTCTCTACGACTACGGCTATGTGTGCGAGCCCGAGCCCTTCAAGAAGCTCTTCAACCAGGGCATGATACAGGGCCGCTCCAACTTTGTGTACCGCATCAAGGACACCAACACCTTTGTGAGCTACAACCTCAAGGACCAGTACGACGTGACACCCATCCACGTCGATGTCAACATCGTGAGCAACGACGTGCTCGACCTCGACAAGTTCAAGGCCTGGCGCCCCGAGTTTGCCGACGCCCAGTTTATTCTCGAGAACGGGCGCTACCTGTGCGGCTGGGCCATCGAGAAGATGTCGAAGTCGATGTTCAACGTGGTCAACCCCGACGACATTGTAGACCGCTACGGAGCCGACACGCTGCGCCTCTACGAGATGTTTCTGGGTCCGGTCGAGGCCAGCAAGCCGTGGGACACCAACGGCATCGACGGCGTGAACCGCTTCTTGAAGAAGCTGTGGAACCTCGTCTTCGACGGCGACAAGCTGCGCCTCACCAGCGAGAAGCCCAGCGCCCAGGCCTTGAAGTCGCTGCACAAGCTCATCAAGAAGGTGACGACCGACATCGAGGTGCTGAGCTACAACACCAGCGTGGCCGCCTTCATGATATGCATCAACGAGCTCTACACCATGAAGTGCCGCAGCAAGGCCATCTACGACGACCTGGTGGTGGTGCTCTCGCCCTTTGCCCCCCACATGGGCGAGGAGTTGTGGCACGTGCTGGGTCACGAGGGCAGCGTGTGCGACGCCCGCTGGCCCAAGTGGAACGAGGAGTACCTCAAGGAGAGCCAGGTGAAATATACCGTGCTCTTCAACGGCAAGCCGCGCTACAACATCGAGGTGCCCACGGGCACCGGCAAGGATGAGGTGCAGCGCATAGCCCTGGCCAACCCGGGCGCCGAGAAGTGGGTGGCCGGCAAGACACCCAAAAAGGTGATTGTGGTGCCCGGAAAGATTGTGAACGTGGTGATATGA